A window of Candidatus Kinetoplastibacterium crithidii (ex Angomonas deanei ATCC 30255) contains these coding sequences:
- a CDS encoding aspartate kinase — protein MSLFVHKYGGTSMGSIERIKNVACRVAKWHRAGHQVVVVPSAMSGETNRLLSLAKELTPFPDARELDMIAATGEQVSSALLAIALQSVGISARSYAGWQVPIKTDSAYSKARIMSIDGEHILSDLKQGRVVVITGFQGVDQENNITTLGRGGSDTSAVAIAAALKADECLIYTDVNGVYTTDPRVVPEARCMPRVSFEEMLEMASLGSKVLQIRSVEFAGKYSVPTRVLSSLTDVNIPLDEEMHSGTLINFEENDNMEAAVVSGIAFSRDEAKITLIAVPDTPGIAHSILGPVAAANIEVDMILQNQSVAGCTDFSFTVNRSDFKRTLDLLENDVVPAVQAREISTDDKVAKVSIVGVGMRSHVGVASLMFKTLSQEGINIKMISTSEIKTSVIIDDKYMELAVRSLHKAFGLEHSSDTDSV, from the coding sequence ATGTCGTTATTCGTTCATAAATATGGTGGGACATCGATGGGCTCTATTGAGCGCATCAAGAATGTAGCTTGTCGAGTTGCAAAATGGCACAGGGCTGGACATCAGGTTGTAGTGGTTCCTTCTGCTATGTCTGGTGAGACTAATCGCTTGTTGAGTCTTGCGAAAGAGTTAACTCCTTTCCCCGATGCCAGAGAATTAGATATGATAGCAGCTACTGGGGAGCAGGTTAGCAGTGCATTGTTAGCTATTGCATTGCAGTCTGTAGGCATATCTGCTAGAAGCTATGCTGGATGGCAAGTGCCTATCAAGACAGATTCTGCTTATAGCAAAGCAAGGATTATGTCGATAGATGGCGAGCATATTCTTTCTGATTTAAAACAGGGTCGTGTTGTAGTTATAACAGGTTTTCAAGGTGTTGATCAGGAAAATAATATTACAACTTTAGGTCGCGGAGGATCTGACACATCAGCGGTTGCTATTGCTGCAGCTTTAAAAGCTGATGAGTGTTTAATATATACTGATGTTAATGGTGTATATACAACGGATCCTAGAGTTGTTCCAGAAGCAAGATGTATGCCTAGAGTTTCATTCGAAGAAATGTTGGAAATGGCATCTCTTGGATCTAAAGTTTTACAAATACGTTCTGTTGAGTTTGCTGGTAAGTATAGTGTTCCAACCAGGGTATTGTCATCATTAACTGATGTTAATATCCCTTTAGATGAAGAAATGCATTCTGGAACACTAATAAATTTTGAGGAAAATGATAATATGGAAGCTGCTGTAGTGTCTGGTATAGCGTTTAGTAGGGATGAAGCTAAGATTACATTAATAGCTGTGCCTGATACTCCAGGTATTGCTCATTCTATACTTGGTCCTGTTGCTGCCGCTAACATAGAAGTTGATATGATTTTACAAAATCAATCTGTTGCTGGATGTACTGATTTTTCTTTTACTGTAAACCGTTCTGATTTTAAACGGACATTAGATCTTTTGGAAAATGATGTTGTTCCTGCTGTGCAAGCAAGAGAGATAAGTACAGATGACAAGGTTGCTAAAGTGTCTATAGTTGGCGTTGGAATGCGCTCTCATGTAGGTGTTGCGAGCTTAATGTTTAAAACCTTGTCTCAAGAGGGAATAAATATTAAAATGATAAGCACCAGTGAGATTAAAACTTCTGTTATAATAGACGATAAATATATGGAATTAGCTGTACGTTCTTTGCATAAAGCATTTGGTTTAGAACATAGTTCAGATACTGATAGTGTATAG
- a CDS encoding DUF1178 family protein, with protein sequence MTIKVFNLHCNNGHMFEGWFSSHTEYEEQISKNLITCPICSSSEISKLLSTPYIGKKRSSSTIEKTHTNNIHNISLEQQAKTIESLRQIINKAENVGNNFAEEARLIHSGESQKTSIKGNISLDEKKELEEEGINIIPIPNFLDDDLLQ encoded by the coding sequence ATGACTATAAAAGTTTTTAATCTACATTGTAATAATGGCCATATGTTTGAAGGATGGTTTAGTTCTCATACTGAATACGAAGAACAAATATCCAAAAACCTTATAACATGCCCTATTTGTTCATCATCAGAGATATCAAAACTATTATCAACTCCATATATAGGAAAAAAAAGATCTAGCAGCACTATAGAAAAAACACACACTAATAATATCCATAATATATCATTAGAACAACAAGCTAAAACCATAGAAAGTCTACGTCAAATTATAAATAAAGCAGAAAACGTTGGAAACAATTTTGCAGAAGAAGCTAGATTGATACATTCCGGAGAATCTCAAAAAACTTCAATAAAAGGGAATATATCACTCGATGAAAAAAAAGAACTAGAAGAAGAAGGAATCAACATAATTCCTATACCTAATTTTCTTGATGATGATCTATTACAATAA
- the efp gene encoding elongation factor P, whose translation MKTAQELRTGNVVMIGGEPLVVQRTEYNKSGRNSAVVKMKFKNLLVGSISESVYKADEKFEIVQLEKKECVYSYYNDPMYVFMDNEFNQYEIEKECMENALKYIQDDLQVEVIFYNNKAISVDLPTIVVREIIYTEPAVRGDTSGKVMKPAKLNTGFEISVPLFCKIGDKIEIDTRTDEYRKIVN comes from the coding sequence ATGAAGACTGCCCAGGAATTAAGAACTGGAAATGTTGTGATGATTGGAGGGGAGCCTCTTGTAGTCCAACGTACTGAGTATAACAAATCAGGCAGAAATTCTGCTGTTGTTAAAATGAAGTTTAAAAACTTACTGGTTGGATCTATTAGCGAGTCAGTATATAAAGCTGATGAAAAATTTGAAATAGTACAGCTAGAAAAAAAAGAGTGTGTGTATTCATACTACAACGATCCTATGTATGTATTTATGGATAATGAATTTAACCAATACGAAATAGAAAAAGAATGTATGGAAAATGCTCTTAAATATATTCAAGATGATTTGCAGGTAGAGGTCATTTTTTATAATAACAAAGCAATATCAGTTGATTTGCCTACGATAGTAGTAAGAGAGATAATATACACAGAACCTGCAGTTAGAGGAGATACTTCAGGCAAGGTTATGAAGCCAGCAAAACTTAACACTGGGTTTGAAATAAGCGTTCCTTTATTCTGTAAAATAGGCGACAAGATAGAAATTGACACTAGAACAGATGAATATAGAAAAATAGTAAATTAA